GGTTCCACAGCGAAACCGTGCGGGCGCCCGGCTCGTCCAGCGGCAGCTTGGTCCCGACGACGCTTTCCAACAGGCCACGCAGTTCGGTCGCGACCGCCGTGTTGTCGTACATGTTTCCTCCGGTGACGGCCCGCAGCACAGCGCAGGCTCTGGGGATCGGGCTGGCTCTGGGTGGGGACGTGCACCGGGCGGCCGCGCCGAGCCGGGCGCGGCCGCCGGTGCCGTGATCAGGCCGCGGTTTCGTGGAGAACCCGGCCGGTGCCGGCGTTCTCGTCGAAGCCGCGCAGCGTGCCGCGCATGTAGTACAGGAGGTAGCCCTCCAGGTCCTCGCGCGTCATCGGCGCGTAGGTGGAGCCCTCGCCGCAGACACTCTCGGTGTTGCTGAGGTCGAACTTCTTGTCGTAGTGCATGTACGAGCGGTAGAAGGTCATCCCGCTGTCGAGCTGCTCGTCGATGGCGGTGAAGCCGTCCGTGTCGCTCTCCCACAGCGGCTCACGCAGACCGACCAGGTCGGTGATGAGCTTGACCGTGTCGCGGACCGTGGGACCGGCCGAGTTGCCGAGGTGGAAGTAGGTCTCGGGCGAGTCCGACAGCGCGACGGTGACCGCGTTGCGGGCCACGAAGTCGACCGGGACCAGGTTGAGGATGGTGTCCGGCTCGGCGAGCAGGCGGATCCGGGCGTGCGACAGGAAGGTGCCGAGCTTGCGCGCGGCGTGCTTCTTGAAGACGAACATCTGGCGCGCGAAGCCGTACATGCCCGACCAGTTGAGGCCGTGGCGGGTCACGCTGTGCCCGATCACAATGGTCGGACGCAGGATCCGGATGCGCATTTCGGAGGCGGCGGCCTCGACCAGGCGCTCGGCCTTGATCTTTGTTTCCTCGTAGCAGTTGTTCGCCACCTCGACGTCGTGGGAGCTGGCCTCGGTGATCTCACCGACGCGCGAACCCGCGGTGTAGGCGGTGCTGACGTAGTTGAACGTCTTCACGCCGAGGGTGCGGGCCAGGGCCAGGACGTTGGTCGTACCGCCGACGTTCTGGTCCTCGATCTCCTCGCGGTACTCCTCCTCGTAGCGCAGCGAGGCGGCGGAGTGCCACAGCTCGTCGATCTGGGGAAGCTGCGAGACGTCGGCGCCACAGCCGTCCACCGTCATGTCACCGCGGATGGCCTTGGTCCGGCTGACGATCGCGTCCTTCAGATCGGCGCGGTCGTAGCCCTCCGCCATGCCGATCAGCGCGTCGTGCAGGCGCTGCTGCGCGTCGTCGTCGTTCTTGCCGCGGACCAGTGCGTAGATCGGTTCCTCGGTCCGGTCGAGGAGCTCCAGAACTATGGCTCCGCCGACGAAGCCGGTGACCCCGGTCAACAGACGTGTCGTCATGAGTGCTTCTCTCCAACGTGGTGAGCGGTGCGTACGTGCGGTGAGTGAGTCAAAGCCCTGACCCGGCCTGGGGCGGACTCAGCCGGCGTTGGCGGCGGCCGGAACGGTGGAGTTCTTGGCCTCCAGCTCGCGGACGAAGTCGCCGACCGCCTTCTGGAAACCGTCGGGGTCGTCGAAGAACGGCACGTGGCCCGCACGGGGCAGGGTGACCGCGCGGCTGTTGGGGATGCGGTCCAGGGCGTCCTGGGTCACCGACTCGCTCCAGGCGAAGTCGCCGTCGCCGTTGATGATCAGCGTCGGGGTGGTGATCGTGGACAGCGCCTCCGGGTCGTCGTCGACGTCGAGGGAGGCGAGGAGGTTCTCGCGGATGGAGCTGACGGACAGCAGGGACAGGAAGTTGTCCTTGAGGGCCAGGTAGGCGGCCGTACCACCCTGGTGGATCATCTGGTCCGGGAAGACCAGCGGGTACAGGTGGTCGAAGAGCCGCTTGGTGCCACCGGCCTCCAGGCTGGCGAGCCAGGAGCGGCTGACGAGCTTGCGGCGCAGCGAACCGTTGGGCGAGAAGGCCGGGCCCACCAGCGTCAGACCGGCGACGCGCTCCGGGTAGCGGAGCGTGAACTCACGGGCGATCAGCGTGGAGATGGAGGTGCCGACCAGGTAGGTCTTCTCGATCTCCAGGTGGTCGAGCAGACGGCGGAGGTCCTCGACGTGGTCCAGGAAGGAGACCGGCTCCGAACCGGGGTTGGAGGCACCCTGGTTGCGCAGGTCGAAGTGGACCAGACGGAAGTCCTTGGCCAGCTCGCCGGTGAAGTTACGCCAGATCGGGCTGACGATGTAGAAGTTGTTCAGCAGGGTGACTGCCGGGCCCTCACCGCTGTCCTCGTAGTAGAGCTCGCCGCCGCCGGGAAGCGCGAGCGCGGCGTGGTTGAGGTAACGGACGTCGAGCTGCCCGAATTCCTGGTCCGCCATGGGACTCTCCTTGGGTGTGTCTGTGAGTGAGCGGTGTCGGGATGGATGGCCGAGGATCGGTTCACGGCGTCCTTAAGAGAAGTGACGCCCGATCGGCCTCACACTCCATGGCCGAACGAGGTGCTCGTCACAGCGCGAGGCGCCGCCGGTCTCGCGGCGCCCCCGTCCGGACAACTGCCGGGGCCAAGGTCGTCAAGTACCCGTGAACAGGGCATGAACCGGGAAACCCCGCTGTCGGAGGCCATCCGCCTGTCCTGCGCAACTCCTCACCGACCCCCTCGACTTGGGGTTCCCCAGGGCCCCGGAGCGGGTGGCTCCGGATGCACCCCGACGTGACCGACGTCACCGGAGTACGAGGGAGTGCGAGGGAGTGCGAGCGGGCGCGGACGAGCCGCGGGGCGTCGCCGCGGACTCCCTGAACGCGCCGCCCGCCCCCGCCCCGGCGGCAATCGTGAGCAAGGTCAAAGCCACTAAGCATCCGGCCCGCCGGTATGAGACGTTGGAGCACAGCGCCTTCACTGATCTCCGCGCAAGGACAAGCCACTCACGCGGGAACAACGGGGGAATTTCCGGATGATGCAGACGGTGTTTCACGGCGACGAGCTACCCGAAGGGGAACGGTTCGTCCGCTGGAACGCGAGCTCCGACGAGTTGTGGATGCCCACGCGTCTGCAAAGTGAGCGCACCGAGGACTTCGGGGCGAGCATGAAGCTGATGGAGCTCGGCGCCGTACAACTGTCCGAGGTGACCCTCGCGCCCGTGGAGTCCCACCGGGACCCCAAGCTCATCCTGCAGTCCGACCCGGAACAGCTTCTGCTCGCCTTCATCCTCAGCGGCAGCGCGGGCCTCGAACAGTCCGGCCGACAAACCCCGTTGGACGCCTACGACCTGACGATCTACGACACCTCGCGACCGTTCCGCGCCTGGACGACCAGCGAGCAGAACACCGTCATGGCCCTCCATGTCCCGCGCGCCCTGGTGCCGTTGCCCGCCCACCGCACCGAACGCCTCATCGCGACGCGCATGCCCGGCCAGGAGGGCGCGGGCGGCCTGCTCACCAAGTTCCTCACCGAACTGCGCTCGGACACCACCCAGTACCGCCCCACCTCGGCCGCCCATCTGGGCACCGTCCTGGTGGACCTGCTGACCGTGCTGCTCGGCCACCACAGCGACACCGACTCGGCGGTGCCGCCGGAGTCCCACCGCACCGCGCTGATCCGCCAGATCCAGGACTTCGTCCAGAGCCACCTGGCCGACCCGGACCTGACCCCGGGCTCCATAGCCTCCGCGCACCACATATCCACCCGCTACCTGCACCGCCTCTTCCAGGACCAGGGCCTCACCGTCGCCTCCTGGATCCGCTCCCAGCGCCTGGAGTCCTGTCGTCGCGACCTGGCCGACCCCCGGCTGCGCGGCGAACCCCTGCACCTCATCGGCGCCCGCTGGGGCTTTGGCGCGGCGCAGTTCAGCCGGGCGTTCCGGGCCGAGTACGGGATGTCGCCGAGCGACTATCGGCAGGGGCGGTAGGGGGACCTGGCGGGCGGGCCCGCCGAACGCGCCGGCCGGCGCCCTCCCCGCGGCTCTGCGCGAACCGGGCTACGCCTCCGGCTTCCAGGTGGCGGTGACCGTCAGATGGGCCTGGCCGTTGCCGTTGACGATGCCCAGTTTCAGGTCCTGCCCGAGCTGCACTCCGAAGGTGACGGTCACCTCGGCGGGTGGCGTGGGTCCGGCCGTCACCGCATCGTGCACCTCTTGGATCACGGGGCCGAGCGGTTGGAGCGTGGTGCGCAGCACGGCGACAGCGACATCGGCGACGGCCTGCCCGCGCCGGGCCACGGGGTCGAGCGGGCCCATGGCGTCCGAGGAGTCCTCGCGCTCCTGGGCGGACCGGTCCTCCTCCGCGAGCAGGAACCGAACTGTTGTGGCGTCGTCGAGACGGAACTCCTGTGAACCGGTCATGAGCAGAATTGTGCGGAAGAAACATACGGCGGGCCGGGCCGGGAGCAACTCGGTTACAGGTTCGTGGCAGTGCGGTGGGCGGGCACCGCGCGCCGTGCAGCGGTCGTACGACCGTCAGGCGCAGGGCGGCTTCGACGGCGTCCCCTCCGGAAGCAGCTCACGTTCGGCTGCGGTGTAGTCGCGTCCTGCGGCTGCGCACAGGGTGCGGAACTGGGTGTCGGGGTCCAGGTCGAGGGTCTGGCTCACAGAGTAGGAGTCCACTGTCAGTCTGTTGCCGCGTACCGAGATCATCGCCGTTTCACCACCGTTCACAAGCACCTTCAGCGGAGGGTCGGTATTGCCGCGTGTCAGGCGGTGGAACTGGACCGTGTCCTTCATGTAGTCGTGCGTGACGACAGTGCCGCCGGGGCCGAAGCCGACGAGGTAGCCCGAAACGTCGGGTGCGCCGACCGTCAGTCGCTTCTTGCGATCCACATTCCACACCTCGACCTGTACGCCATCGACGGTCACGGCGAGGTGTGCGCCGTCCGCGTCGAAGGCGAAGGACCGCACGCGGGTAGCGGAGGTGAACGGCACGTAGAGGGCCGATCCGGTCAGGGAGGCGAGGCGCCGTCGGCCGGGAACGTCCCAGAGCAGCATCTGGCCGTTGTGGCTTCCCTCCGCGGTGGCCACGACGACCTGTCCCGGGTGTCCGGGGCGGGCGAGTAGCTGGCCCCTGTAGGAGATAGAAAGCCCACGGGCGGGATTGTCCACGGAGTTGGGGCCGGGGTGGGCCAGGAACGGCCGCGTGAGCAGGGTCCCGTCGGCCGCGTCGACACGGGTGAGTGAGCCGTCCTTCGTCAGCAGGGCGATCTCGCTGCCCTCCAGGGGGGCCACGTCGTCGAGTTCCTGGGCCTGCGGAGCCGCGTTGACGAGTGACACGCTGTCGTTCAGGTCCGAGACGGGAAACGAGCGGTAGAGGTTTCCTCCTTCTTGCCACACCACGATGCGCTGGGAGTCGGCGGTCCACACTCCCACCCGGCTTCCGCCGGATTCCGGGAACGGCACCTGCGTGTGGCGTCTCCGGGGGACGTCGAGAACTTCGAGATGCGTGCCCGAGACGCGGGCGATGAAGCGCCCGTCGGGTGACACGGAGAAAGTCTCGCCGTCGCCCTCTCCCCTGAACTCCTCACCACCGGCTGCTTCGGCCCGCACCGCCATCAGCGCTGTGCCCACCGGCACAAGGACGGTAAGTTCGCCACTGCCTCGCGGTGCTGCCGCGAGCGAAGGGGCGCCCATGCCACCCGCGGTCGGCAGACGAGTGCGATAGCTCTGCCCGGAGTGCAGGTCGGTCAGACGAACTTCGCTGTAGCCGCCGTCCTCCGGCCCGTCGATATCGGTGCTCACGCCGTAGTTGTTGGCGTCCGCAGTGGAGTCGGCCGGAGAGAGCCGGGTCTCCCGGCCGACCGTACGGCGCAGCGTGCGGGTGTACGTGGCCGAGGCGGAGGGGTCGGCAGCGGAGGCGTCCACTTCACGCGTGAGCAAGACCTCACCACCGGCCCGGAGTTCCAAGTCGTTGTAGTCGCCGGAGGTGCTCGGGGTGAACCGGTCCCTCACCCGGCCGGTTGCCAGGTCCTTGAGCTCGATGTGCCAGGTGCGCTTGCCTTGCTTCCGCGTGCTTCTGACGATCGCGACCGTGTCACGGTCTGAAGTGAAGGCAGCCTGCGACAGCCCCCGGTCGGGCAGCAGCTCCTCGGCGGTACGGATGGGCGCGCCCGAGGACGTCTGCCATACCTCGGCGAAGGCGGGAGAGCACTTCTCGGGGGTGTTGTAGCACGGCCCGGAGTTGTCGTCCGTCGTGAGCAGCAGCCTCGTTCCGTCGCCGCTGAAGTCCAGGTGCCCGCCGGGCTTCTCGGGAAGCCTGCGGTCGGTGTGGTCCAGTACGCGAGGATGCTTCGGGTCGCTCAGGCGCCACAGCCGCACACCGCTCCCGGGGTCGGCGATCGCCGCGAAGTAGCGTCCGTCCGAGCTTGCCGCCGTCAGCAGATCCCCTTCGGGGACCCCGCCAAGCTTCTGGGTCCGGGGCTTTCCGTCGAGGGCTCCCGTGACCACCGTGATCGTCAACCGGGCACCCGACGTCTTCGACCGGACGAAGAGGGTGCGCCCGTCCGGTGTTGCGTCCATGCCGGCGTAGCGCCCCCGCCACAGCGACGGGTAGCTGCCCACGAGGTACTG
This is a stretch of genomic DNA from Streptomyces sp. NA04227. It encodes these proteins:
- a CDS encoding alpha/beta fold hydrolase; translation: MADQEFGQLDVRYLNHAALALPGGGELYYEDSGEGPAVTLLNNFYIVSPIWRNFTGELAKDFRLVHFDLRNQGASNPGSEPVSFLDHVEDLRRLLDHLEIEKTYLVGTSISTLIAREFTLRYPERVAGLTLVGPAFSPNGSLRRKLVSRSWLASLEAGGTKRLFDHLYPLVFPDQMIHQGGTAAYLALKDNFLSLLSVSSIRENLLASLDVDDDPEALSTITTPTLIINGDGDFAWSESVTQDALDRIPNSRAVTLPRAGHVPFFDDPDGFQKAVGDFVRELEAKNSTVPAAANAG
- a CDS encoding CU044_2847 family protein; its protein translation is MTGSQEFRLDDATTVRFLLAEEDRSAQEREDSSDAMGPLDPVARRGQAVADVAVAVLRTTLQPLGPVIQEVHDAVTAGPTPPAEVTVTFGVQLGQDLKLGIVNGNGQAHLTVTATWKPEA
- a CDS encoding helix-turn-helix domain-containing protein, coding for MMQTVFHGDELPEGERFVRWNASSDELWMPTRLQSERTEDFGASMKLMELGAVQLSEVTLAPVESHRDPKLILQSDPEQLLLAFILSGSAGLEQSGRQTPLDAYDLTIYDTSRPFRAWTTSEQNTVMALHVPRALVPLPAHRTERLIATRMPGQEGAGGLLTKFLTELRSDTTQYRPTSAAHLGTVLVDLLTVLLGHHSDTDSAVPPESHRTALIRQIQDFVQSHLADPDLTPGSIASAHHISTRYLHRLFQDQGLTVASWIRSQRLESCRRDLADPRLRGEPLHLIGARWGFGAAQFSRAFRAEYGMSPSDYRQGR
- a CDS encoding SDR family oxidoreductase gives rise to the protein MTTRLLTGVTGFVGGAIVLELLDRTEEPIYALVRGKNDDDAQQRLHDALIGMAEGYDRADLKDAIVSRTKAIRGDMTVDGCGADVSQLPQIDELWHSAASLRYEEEYREEIEDQNVGGTTNVLALARTLGVKTFNYVSTAYTAGSRVGEITEASSHDVEVANNCYEETKIKAERLVEAAASEMRIRILRPTIVIGHSVTRHGLNWSGMYGFARQMFVFKKHAARKLGTFLSHARIRLLAEPDTILNLVPVDFVARNAVTVALSDSPETYFHLGNSAGPTVRDTVKLITDLVGLREPLWESDTDGFTAIDEQLDSGMTFYRSYMHYDKKFDLSNTESVCGEGSTYAPMTREDLEGYLLYYMRGTLRGFDENAGTGRVLHETAA